The following are encoded in a window of Eleutherodactylus coqui strain aEleCoq1 chromosome 12, aEleCoq1.hap1, whole genome shotgun sequence genomic DNA:
- the LOC136586456 gene encoding zinc finger BED domain-containing protein 6-like has product MSEEIKGLLAGCDSVQDQPPQPMDPDNVDLLAKEYSDSGMSKIKKSHNEIVPEIEIKLESSDDEVSSWSLPFPRKRKGTNLNSMEVRGDQGKGHIEEDGSLRMITSTQNATPLVVRPTRKRKSTSEVWEFFCRDPTIISRAVCSLCRMSVSRGKLGGRFGTTALKRHLESKHPLQWAQRRSMKLQKPEGEEEEEETYEDEDDKDESFQNPFNEAIAQFLYPKPRPSEKAAFVCSVAHGSPKMYEIIDSSDDEEDKERVDNVMVRFSEGMNSKRKRPEQAGSLDNFDSDSIFHIDTKDPPHPSLRIEKMQPIVSQTFSSADYSPVPLGARRRKSTSAVWQFFFLDRTNICRAICNLCHASVGRGKLGGHLGTSALMRHLEGKHPLEWSRGKINKSKIAGVIEAEEEEDDDTDEPAMYPQSAFGQFGPTGFSMYPPEMLGDLNQTLHTVPIEYDNENEDLDRRNSIRISFKENILDPTTIILKANGKYPSEHPKAQCWNRSITELMCEMALPYSFITSKAFQKFMAQADPHYSVPTKSFFSGKAVPQLYEAVCERIVTDLKMSGCPQVHITAHVWSSDLTMDYLALTAHWAILRPDTDQSTERKYAVICIKRFPKEYTEGNIQQELIRQVSLWLLPNALCPGFFVSSGDFNLIHAIKGANYTYVPCFTHSLNLLVTDFLQNNRYIAGMLTMARKVCSHFIHSSRAKRIFSELQFENNLLKHSLKLENVPHWTSTFYMLQRLLEQQRAVQEYLVMHKVETVDIHLSSSHWNLMASLVDLLQPFEMAIREVNASHSSLSQVLPELRYLHIFLKQIRGHFESKGDANGVVLADSFALKLSTDYGVNEMFQKEEFVLATLLDPRFKGRIEAILPSDSDIDHWKQVLVKKVKDVMSSSSSIYSPSQVSHSASQIREDCQSNLLSGKHFDLEPSVMSMASQWRKNMAAPPLIHKEKSLIEHLESVGLLASKSTGASLSTESHSACVMVERYLQDNKTIGAKDDPLVYWQKRSWLWPALTKLAITYLTCPPSSVFAERVFKYPRPFMNTQRRPDIMEGMEHIVFLKVNLENFPNYNPPPLIFSSDNEIEQSDSDEGF; this is encoded by the coding sequence ATGTCAGAAGAAATTAAAGGACTCCTTGCAGGGTGTGACTCAGTCCAAGACCAGCCCCCTCAACCCATGGACCCAGACAATGTGGACCTTTTGGCTAAGGAGTATTCAGATTCTGgaatgagtaaaataaaaaaatcacacaatgAAATTGTCCCTGAAATCGAAATCAAATTAGAATCCAGCGATGATGAAGTTTCCTCATGGTCTTTACCTTTTCCAAGGAAGCGAAAAGGAACTAACTTAAACTCCATGGAAGTAAGGGGTGATCAAGGAAAAGGCCACATTGAAGAAGACGGGTCTCTGAGAATGATCACTAGTACTCAGAATGCTACTCCTTTAGTGGTCCGGCCAACCAGGAAAAGAAAGTCCACCTCAGAGGTTTGGGAATTTTTCTGTCGTGACCCAACCATCATCTCCAGAGCTGTTTGTAGTCTTTGTCGAATGAGTGTCAGCAGAGGCAAGCTAGGGGGAAGGTTTGGCACCACTGCTCTAAAACGCCACTTGGAGAGTAAACATCCCTTGCAATGGGCACAGCGGAGGTCTATGAAGCTGCAAAAGCCAGAGggcgaagaggaagaggaagaaacatATGAAGATGAAGATGACAAAGATGAATCTTTCCAAAATCCATTCAATGAGGCCATTGCGCAGTTCCTTTATCCAAAACCTAGGCCATCTGAGAAAGCCGCCTTTGTATGTTCTGTGGCTCATGGCTCCCCCAAGATGTATGAAATCATTGACTCCAGCGACGATGAGGAAGATAAAGAAAGAGTAGACAATGTTATGGTAAGATTTAGTGAAGGGATGAACAGCAAAAGAAAGAGACCTGAACAGGCTGGCAGCCTTGACAATTTTGATTCTGACTCCATTTTTCACATTGATACCAAAGACCCTCCTCACCCGTCACTCAGGATAGAGAAAATGCAACCCATAGTGTCACAGACCTTTAGCTCTGCTGATTATTCTCCTGTCCCACTAGGAGCACGCCGAAGAAAGTCTACTTCTGCTGTATGGCAGTTCTTCTTCCTTGACCGTACAAACATTTGTCGAGCCATTTGTAATCTGTGCCATGCAAGTGTTGGTCGTGGAAAACTGGGAGGTCATCTTGGAACTTCAGCTCTTATGCGGCATCTTGAAGGAAAGCATCCCTTAGAGTGGAGCAGAGGAAAAATTAATAAGTCAAAGATTGCTGGTGTGATCGaagctgaggaagaggaggatgatgacACAGATGAGCCAGCTATGTATCCTCAATCGGCTTTTGGTCAGTTTGGGCCAACTGGTTTCTCTATGTATCCTCCTGAGATGTTGGGTGACCTTAACCAAACACTCCACACTGTGCCCATAGAATATGACAATGAAAATGAAGATCTTGATAGGCGGAATAGCATTCGGATCTCTTTTAAGGAAAACATTTTGGATCCAACCACCATAATTCTCAAAGCTAATGGAAAGTATCCTTCAGAGCACCCCAAGGCCCAGTGCTGGAACAGGAGTATCACTGAACTAATGTGTGAAATGGCCCTCCCCTACTCATTCATTACCTCTAAAGCTTTCCAGAAGTTTATGGCACAGGCTGACCCACACTACTCAGTTCCTACAAAATCTTTTTTCTCTGGAAAGGCTGTTCCTCAGCTGTATGAGGCAGTGTGCGAGAGGATAGTCACTGATCTAAAGATGTCAGGATGTCCTCAAGTCCATATTACTGCCCATGTGTGGTCCAGTGACCTTACCATGGATTATTTAGCTTTAACAGCCCACTGGGCAATTTTGAGGCCTGACACTGATCAGTCTACAGAGAGAAAGTACGCTGTCATATGCATTAAACGCTTTCCCAAAGAATATACAGAGGGCAATATCCAACAGGAGCTAATTCGACAGGTTAGTTTGTGGCTTTTGCCCAATGCTTTGTGTCCTGGTTTCTTTGTCTCCAGCGGAGATTTCAATCTCATCCATGCTATTAAAGGGGCAAATTACACATATGTACCTTGCTTTACCCATTCTCTTAACCTGCTGGTTACGGATTTCCTACAGAATAATCGCTACATTGCAGGAATGCTCACCATGGCCAGAAAAGTGTGCAGCCACTTCATTCACTCCTCCagagcaaaaagaatctttagtgAGCTTCAGTTTGAAAATAATTTGCTCAAGCATTCTCTGAAGCTGGAAAATGTACCTCACTGGACCTCCACTTTCTACATGTTGCAGAGGCTCCTGGAACAGCAAAGAGCAGTCCAAGAATATTTGGTGATGCATAAAGTGGAAACTGTGGACATCCACCTAAGTTCTAGTCACTGGAACCTTATGGCATCACTGGTAGATCTTCTACAGCCCTTTGAGATGGCCATACGAGAGGTCAATGCCAGTCATTCATCTCTAAGCCAGGTGTTGCCAGAACTTCGTTATCTCCATATCTTCCTAAAACAAATTAGAGGACATTTTGAAAGCAAAGGAGATGCTAATGGGGTTGTTCTTGCTGATAGTTTTGCTCTTAAACTTTCCACGGACTATGGAGTCAATGAAATGTTCCAGAAAGAAGAGTTTGTTTTGGCCACCTTGCTGGATCCACGTTTCAAAGGAAGAATTGAAGCAATATTGCCTTCTGACTCAGATATTGACCATTGGAAACAGGTTCTTGTTAAGAAAGTCAAAGAtgtcatgtcatcatcttcttctATTTACTCACCTTCCCAGGTAAGCCACTCGGCTTCACAGATTAGAGAAGACTGTCAGTCCAATCTATTATCTGGTAAACATTTCGACTTAGAACCCAGTGTGATGTCTATGGCATCGCAGTGGAGGAAAAACATGGCAGCTCCTCCTTTAATCCACAAGGAGAAATCATTAATTGAACATTTAGAAAGTGTTGGTCTCTTGGCCTCCAAGTCAACCGGGGCTTCCCTGTCAACAGAGAGCCATTCTGCATGCGTCATGGTAGAGCGGTACCTCCAAGACAACAAAACCATTGGCGCAAAGGATGACCCTTTGGTCTACTGGCAAAAACGTTCATGGCTTTGGCCAGCACTAACCAAGTTGGCCATTACGTACCTGACATGTCCTCCATCAAGTGTGTTTGCTGAGCGCGTCTTTAAGTATCCTCGGCCCTTCATGAACACACAACGTCGTCCAGACATCATGGAGGGGATGGAACACATTGTATTTCTGAAGGTCAACCTGGAAAACTTCCCCAATTATAACCCACCACCTCTTATCTTCTCCTCCGACAACGAGATAGAACAAAGTGATAGTGATGAGGGGTTCTAA